CAAGGCGATCTGTCGATGCCATCTTATCCTGACATCATTCTGATCGATTCCTTCCAGGAAGACTTTGAAGCAGGGATGCGATGGTTAACATTGAAAGCATTGGAACCGGACCTGGTCCAATTCAACTGAAGACGGACTCCCGTAATAATAAAAATCCCTCAGCAGAAAACAATACATCATCACATTGTATACCAATGCATGTCCTTGTTTTCTGCTGGGGGAGAGCAGGAATGCACCTGCTACAGCTGTAACAATTCCTTAACGTTTTAGGCTCTTGCCGTTACTGCCAATGACATCTTTGTACCAGTGGAACGACTTTTTGCGATACCGTTCGAGTGTTCCTGAACCATCATCATGGCGATCAACATAGATATAACCATAACGCTTTTTCAATTGTGCTGACGAAGCACTGACCACATCAATACATCCCCAGGACGTATAACCCATAACTTCAACGCCGTCTTCAATGGCTTCCCCGACCTGAACAAGATGATCATTCAAGTACTGAATGCGATAGTCATCTTCAACTGTCTTTTCACCATCAGATCCGGTAATAAGCTCGTCCACAGCGCCCAACCCATTTTCCACAATAAAGAGTGGTTTCTGATAACGGTCATAGAACATATTCAAAACATAACGCAGTCCTTGCGGATCGATCTGCCATCCCCATTCACTTGCAGGCAAGTAAGGGTTAGGTATACCTCCAAGCAGGTTACCTTCACCTGCAACTTGTTTATCCGGATCAGCCGTTTGGCAGATACTCATGTAATAGCTGAAAGAAATGAAGTCGACGGTATGGAGCAACATGTCTTCGTCGCCATCTTCCATCTGAATCTGGATTCCATTTTCACGGAAGTAACGTTTCATGTATCCAGGATAGCGGCCTCTCACATGTACATCTCCGAAGAAATAATTGCTGTGTTCGAATTCCATCACTTTAATCATGTCATCGGGATTCGGTGTTAGTGGATAGGTCGGCATACTGAGCATCATACAACCAATCTGTGCAGTTGGAATGATCTCATGACAGAGTTTCACAGCAGAAGCGCTGGCTACAAACTCATGGTGTATTGCCTGATAAAGATCCTGCTTGCTCAATTTCTCTTTTGGTGTGTAGATCCCACCGCTCATGAATGGTGCTTCCAGAATCGAATTGATTTCGTTGAACGTGAGCCAATATTTCACTTTATTTTGATAACGTTTAAATACAGCAGTCACATAACGCTCGTAGAAGCCGACCATCTTCCGATTAACCCAGCCATCATATTCCTTGGAGAGATGGAGAGGTGTCTCGTAGTGGGAAAGGGTGACCAGTGGTTCGATTCCGTATTTAAGACACTCGTCAAAGAGATCATCATAGAATTGAAGGCCTTCTTCATTGGGTTCCAGCTCATCGCCTTTAGGGAAAATACGGGACCAGGCGATGGAAGTACGGAATACCTTGAATCCCATCTCAGCGAACAGCTTCACGTCTTCTTTATAACGGTGATAGAGGTCAATCCCGATCAGTTTCATGTTATCTTCAGTCGGTTCTTCAGTAATGGGACCCATGATACCTTTGGGAGCCACATCCTGAGTGGACAAACCTTTGCCACCTAGATTATATGCACCTTCAGCCTGGTTGGCGGCAATCGCACCACCCCACAGAAAGTTTTCAGGGAAATGAAATGATGGATGTTGAGAATGAGTCATGTGTATCGCTCCAATCGTTATGAATTCATTGTGAATATTACATACAGCAGCACTGCATAAAAAAAGCTTAATCGTTGGAACGGGTTACACGTCAAGTTTTACTTTTTATTTATTTTGAGGCAAACTGTAAATCATCATAGAAAGTCAGCAAGAAAGGAGACTTCATGTGTCCAAGTTCGATGAAATTATGAAGCTGTCCGGCTACTCGAAGGCCACGGTGTCCAGAGTAATTAATCATTCACCACATGTGAGTGACGAGGCCCGGCAGAAAATAACGCAAATCATGAAACAGCTCAACTATATCCCGAACCGAAATGCCGTTTCGTTATCTACCGGACAGACCAAGCAAATTGGAATTGTCACATCCGCAACCAACGAAATTATTATTACGTTCATGAATCAATTCATTGATACAGCGATGGATTATGGATTCCAGACCCTGATCTATACTTCGCGTGGAGATAAAGAGATTGAATTGCAGGCGTTCGAGGATCTGCGGAGTAAACGAGTAGATGGACTGGTGATTATGACCTGTGTCAATCATCCAGACAAACTGAAAGCCTATTGCGAGTATGGTCCGATTGTATCTTGGCAGCGGATGGGAGATGACGAAATTCCGTCAGTGGCTATGGATCAGGCGCAAGGCTACAAGCTGGCTCTTGAACATCTGGTGTCCAAAGGATATACCCGCATTGCCAATGCCTTTGGCAGAGCAGAAAGTCTGAATACCCAGAGTCGGCGTGAAGCCTATGAATCATTTATGGAAGATAAGGGTCTGCCTGTATTACGTGAAGCTTATCAATATTCCGTGTTCAGTTCGTCTGACGGAGAAGAGGCGATGCGAAGAATGGCAAGTGGGCCAGAACTTCCTCAAGCGGTGTTATGTTCGAATGATTATGCAGCAATCGGAATCTGGTCCGAAGCACGCAAACAGAATATACAAGTTCCCGAACAACTTGCTATTGTTGGTTTCGATGACATTGAGTTGTCGCGTGTGCTTGGAATAACAACCATACATAATCCAATTGCAGAACAAGCTACGCAGGCCTTTCATCGATTATGGGCCGTCCTTGGCAAGCAGGAGCTACAGCCTCAGCAATTGGAATTTCAACTGATAGAACGTGCAACCACCTAAATTTTTTTGGGGAAAAGCACATCATTGCATACGAATTCTTACACCATTTAGAGAACGTAGCATAGCAAAGGAGGGATCGCTATGGCACGTGTTTTATTTATTAACGGTGGATCAGAGGGGCATGTCAATCCAACGATTGGCGTCGTACAAGAGCTTATTTCACGCGGGGAAGAGGTCGTGTACTTCACTATAGAAGCTTATCGGGAACGTATGGAAAAGACGGGGGCTATAGTCCGAACCTTTGACGGTCAAAAATTCATTAAAGCCTTTGTCTCAGGTGGCAGAGATTATGTGCTCGAGCGAGTCAACGGTCTTTTACTTACGGCAGATATCGTCATTCCGAGCGTGCTTGAACAGATCCAGGGTGAACATTTTGACTACATCATCCATGATTCTATGTTTGGCTGCGGACGTTTGTTTGCGCAAATTTTGAAGCTGCCTGCAATTAATTCATGCACTTCTTTTGCGCAGACCGAAGAATCTTTCGATCATTTGATGCAACACTTTTTCTTAAATGTTCCTACCGAAATCGCCCAACCTATAAACGATACATTCCATAGCCTGACGATCAGGTTACAGGAAAAATATGATGTGGAGATTGCTTCTCCCTACGAAGTGTTTTGCAATCCCGCGCCGCTTACCATCGTATATACAACAAGGGAATTCCAGCCTTATGGAGATGCATTCGACCACACGTATCATTTTGTAGGTCCGTCCATCTTCTCGCGATTAACGCATGAAGACTTCGACCTGACAGCAATTAAAGGGAAAAGACCTATTTACATTTCACTGGGTACAATTTTTAACCAAGCTCTTGATTTCTATAAGCTTTGCTTGGAAGCATTGGGGAATACCGATCATACAATCGTCATGTCTGTAGGGGATAGAACACAAATTACGGATCTGGGAGAAATTCCGGGGAATTTTATGGTTAAACGTTATGTTCCACAAATGGATGTATTGCAGTCCGCTAAATTATTTATTACACATGGCGGGATGAACAGTACCAATGAAGGTTTATATTATGGGGTTCCCCTCATTATATTCCCTCAAAGCGCGGATCAGCCGATCATCGCAGAGCAGGTTGTTAGTAGAGGAGCAGGTATCAGTTTACAAATGCAAACCTTGACTGCCAGTCAGCTGCGTGAAGCTGTGGATCATGTGTTGAGCGCTCCTTCTTTTGAGAAAGCTGCTGCGAATTTGAGGGAATCCTTTCGAAAATCAGGCGGATATCATTATGCTGTTGATGCGATTTTTGAATTTAAGACTCAACATTTCATTCACGTATAGTTCAGTCATTAATTATTCAAAATTGAAGCATTTCCGGACCAGAACCATGCGGTATACTGAACAAGACGTTTCAAGAGAAGCTGCATTATTACAGATGATGTGGCTTCAAGTTGAAACATGTTTTAACAAGTTACACATTTCACAAACTAGCCGCTGGAAAGGTGAGATTGAACAGGATGAAGACAGTGACGGGTCGATTCAGAATTGCAGGCATTTGGGAAGGTGTATCATTGCTGCTGTTGATTTTTATAGCCATGCCGCTAAAATATTTAGCCGATATGTCTTCCCCAGTAATGATTATGGGTATGATTCACGGTATTCTTTTTCCGCTATATCTAATTACACTTGTGCATTTGGCAGTTGTGAAGAAGTGGAAAGCTTCACGCTGGTTCATGGGATTGGTAGCAGGCTTATTGCCTTTTGGAACATTTGTATTCGAATCCTATCTTCGCAAGAGGGATTGGAAGTAAAGATTGCTGAAAAGAACAATGACAATGACAGCAGGCGACCAACCTGGATGTTATCCGAACTGGTCGCCTGCTGATTTTCTGTACAAATTCTTTCTTGGAAAGAGTGCGAACGCTTATTTTACGGTGCCTTGCTGACGATCTGATAGCAGGCTAACTCCAATATCACCAGAGGCATCAGATGCAGATGCAGGTGCATACGCGGAGAAGGAGATAACAGCAATCAGGGCAGTAAGCAGAAAAACAAATGATTTTTTCATACAAAAACCTCTTTTCATTTGGGATGATCTTCCAACTTCATTTTAATGCAGATAGGCTGTGTTTGAAAAGAAAATGTTTAGGTGAGTGCGAGATTTGTACAGTCAATCATTCGTGATAAACTATAGTTTAACTATAGTTGCCAACTGACCGAAAGGGATGACCCTTATGAAAGAGCTCCATACTTTAACATCCATAGAAATGATCGAAGAAATGATTAAGCAACATGAATTGGTTTTTTTGTACGTATCACGGCCAGAGTGCAGTGTATGTCACGCCTTACTCCCTAAGATTAGGGAGTTACTTGAACCGTATCCAATGGTGCACTTGGCCCACATCAATGCTAACCAAGTGGAAGAGGTGGCGTCCAGGTTTCTTATTTTCACAGTTCCCACGATGATTATGTTGGTGGAGCAGAAGGAGTATATTCGAGCCGATCGTTTTGTTCGCTTTGATCGATTGGAAGAGCAGGTACAACAAATTTATCGTATGTACACCCAGAATGGGGAATTAGAAGCATGATTATCGGCAGCTCATATATGAGCTGCTTTTTTTGCATAATATGCCATGAACATAGGGTGAACGCTTATACACGTAGTCCCACTTTGGAATAAAATACAGTATTAAATTGTATGAGGAAGAAGTGAGCGGATTGAGAATCGATTTGGGTAGCGGAAAAAATAAACACCAAAATTGTACGGGAATTGATCGAACAGCATATCCCACGACTAACATTGTTCACGATATCAATTCGCCCCTCCCGATTGATGATAACTGTGCCACATTTGTGATGTGTTCACACAGCTTGCAATATGTTGATCATTTGCAGCAGGTGATGGAGGAAATATATAGGATTAGTACACACAAAGCGATTGTCTGTATCGTAGCCCCCTATGCACATGTAACCTCGCATATGGTTAATCCCCATTTCAAGCAGTTGTTTAATGAATACATGCCCCAATTCTGGACCTCTCAGGTCAATGAAATACATGATGACAAGTCACCTTTGTATAGTTCAGATCGCCTGCAGCTTCAGGAGGAGACAGTAGAATCCCCTATCGATTTCAGGTTGCTCAACATGGAGTTTTTCTATTTCCCTTCCTATCACGGTTTATACAATGAAACGGAACTGGAACTGTTACGACACTCCCAACTGAATGTAGCTTATCAGATTATGTATCATCTCCTTGTTGTAAAGCAGCCGATTTCAGATGCCGAAGTTGCTGGATACCAATCAAGCGAACTGCTGGAGGAGCCGGATTACATCAAAGAGCAAAGAATTCAATATCAGGATCAGGAAGGACTGGAGAAGCCCTTTTATCTGGAACACTTGTCTCCCACATTAGGGCAAGAGAAGCGTGAAATACCAGAGAAAAAACTCCCCTTACCGCAACGCAGTAAGAGGAGTGTAGGCACGACAGGTAACCGTCGTTTAAAGTCCGGACGCAAAAGCAATATGCGATCACCAAAGCGGAAAAAGAAAAGAGATTGAATTTTACTCTTCGGCCTCAACAACAGTGACGATAACCTTGTTGGAAGCCAGCGTAATGGGAATTAAACTGCCGTCTGGAAGAACAAAGGAAAGGGAGACTGTAGCCTGATTCATGACCTTTCCGTTGGATGGCTGATGTTTGATTATGGCTGTGTATCCAACCTCCACCGATGTTCCTGGCAGCAGATCACCCAAGGAGATTCCACTCGCCAAACTACAATTATGTTGAGCAATACCCTGTATTGTGACACTACCAGAAACCAAAGTAACGCCAGATTGCAGTTGATCCGTGAGAACCAGATTTTTGGCTGCAAATGCACTCGTATTCTGAATGAGGACCACATAATCAACGCTTTCTCCTACCTCAACAATGCTTTTGCTTGCCGTCTTCTGGACAGGAATCACAGGTGCTGAGATTGGTATGGAAGGAACGGATGGGGTGGACGGTTGTGAAGAACCAGGCGTTGTTGGTGTAGTCGGATTAACAGGTGGTAACGGCGGCGTTGGAGGCTCAGGAGGCCCGGGTGGTACTGGCGGTACTGGTGGAACTGGGAAAATCACCTGCATGAGAACGACATTGGACAGAACGTTAAATGAAACCTCGCCCAATGTATAGGAAACACTGGCCTGATTGGTGATCTGAGCCAATGCAATTCCTTGATTCACAATGACTTGGAAGGTGATAGGAATCGCGGATAAGGGTGCGATATTATCTACCTCAAATCCATTAATCGGATTGACTCCGGGTACACTCACATCTCTGATCGTAACACTGTTATTAACAAAAGTAGTTG
This window of the Paenibacillus marchantiae genome carries:
- a CDS encoding glycoside hydrolase family 1 protein, with product MTHSQHPSFHFPENFLWGGAIAANQAEGAYNLGGKGLSTQDVAPKGIMGPITEEPTEDNMKLIGIDLYHRYKEDVKLFAEMGFKVFRTSIAWSRIFPKGDELEPNEEGLQFYDDLFDECLKYGIEPLVTLSHYETPLHLSKEYDGWVNRKMVGFYERYVTAVFKRYQNKVKYWLTFNEINSILEAPFMSGGIYTPKEKLSKQDLYQAIHHEFVASASAVKLCHEIIPTAQIGCMMLSMPTYPLTPNPDDMIKVMEFEHSNYFFGDVHVRGRYPGYMKRYFRENGIQIQMEDGDEDMLLHTVDFISFSYYMSICQTADPDKQVAGEGNLLGGIPNPYLPASEWGWQIDPQGLRYVLNMFYDRYQKPLFIVENGLGAVDELITGSDGEKTVEDDYRIQYLNDHLVQVGEAIEDGVEVMGYTSWGCIDVVSASSAQLKKRYGYIYVDRHDDGSGTLERYRKKSFHWYKDVIGSNGKSLKR
- a CDS encoding macrolide family glycosyltransferase; this encodes MARVLFINGGSEGHVNPTIGVVQELISRGEEVVYFTIEAYRERMEKTGAIVRTFDGQKFIKAFVSGGRDYVLERVNGLLLTADIVIPSVLEQIQGEHFDYIIHDSMFGCGRLFAQILKLPAINSCTSFAQTEESFDHLMQHFFLNVPTEIAQPINDTFHSLTIRLQEKYDVEIASPYEVFCNPAPLTIVYTTREFQPYGDAFDHTYHFVGPSIFSRLTHEDFDLTAIKGKRPIYISLGTIFNQALDFYKLCLEALGNTDHTIVMSVGDRTQITDLGEIPGNFMVKRYVPQMDVLQSAKLFITHGGMNSTNEGLYYGVPLIIFPQSADQPIIAEQVVSRGAGISLQMQTLTASQLREAVDHVLSAPSFEKAAANLRESFRKSGGYHYAVDAIFEFKTQHFIHV
- a CDS encoding LacI family DNA-binding transcriptional regulator, with translation MSKFDEIMKLSGYSKATVSRVINHSPHVSDEARQKITQIMKQLNYIPNRNAVSLSTGQTKQIGIVTSATNEIIITFMNQFIDTAMDYGFQTLIYTSRGDKEIELQAFEDLRSKRVDGLVIMTCVNHPDKLKAYCEYGPIVSWQRMGDDEIPSVAMDQAQGYKLALEHLVSKGYTRIANAFGRAESLNTQSRREAYESFMEDKGLPVLREAYQYSVFSSSDGEEAMRRMASGPELPQAVLCSNDYAAIGIWSEARKQNIQVPEQLAIVGFDDIELSRVLGITTIHNPIAEQATQAFHRLWAVLGKQELQPQQLEFQLIERATT
- a CDS encoding DUF3817 domain-containing protein, which gives rise to MKTVTGRFRIAGIWEGVSLLLLIFIAMPLKYLADMSSPVMIMGMIHGILFPLYLITLVHLAVVKKWKASRWFMGLVAGLLPFGTFVFESYLRKRDWK
- a CDS encoding thioredoxin family protein; its protein translation is MIKQHELVFLYVSRPECSVCHALLPKIRELLEPYPMVHLAHINANQVEEVASRFLIFTVPTMIMLVEQKEYIRADRFVRFDRLEEQVQQIYRMYTQNGELEA